The Acanthochromis polyacanthus isolate Apoly-LR-REF ecotype Palm Island chromosome 5, KAUST_Apoly_ChrSc, whole genome shotgun sequence genome includes a window with the following:
- the LOC110956135 gene encoding histone deacetylase 7-like isoform X1, which produces MSAPKTVDVIINNQASLPDSGNQPMDLRVTHRLLHPGPDTAMLAPRPPFFLGPLTSQHCPQFPQQHLQYNIEQRPREMEEDEREELQQLIRKSKNEQSAVASPLVRQKLREHIIMKSQPTHDRVTPNHNSPAYGLPIPDVPPNPQAAPCDQRKDIPLRRTVSEPTLKWKLKKLITTRPNPLQRKISAPPAVKHRTETLDSSPSSSSNPASGCSSPNDSHHSDNGSLPLAHESQRLLLKDGNLAHFTLPPNPTAMPNITAGLPAQADLRVARPLAVSALHQVFLPLEGSSPALTQRLQPVLILEPHTGLVRPQLVSLHGLSSVPLQQPHLSSHSRRDGLVTLSSHKTVERTRSEPPPYSHSPLPLHTSHQLHPQHQLPQQYYKSGLERFKQNSHLSKPTSKSIEKPRLTQIPSEDMDLEETGSGSGSGTGSVCGSEPGSVCEDGYRRRQSTASTDSVYDTESTTSSRESLIEPSHPFSQRQVTLRPGLQLDPQSVPTLIWPHQPLVRTQSSPASTSLPPTSNPPTSIASLSLSSPAADIQLRFTTGLVYDAQMQKHQCICGDNSRHPEHAGRVQSIWSRLHERGLRSQCERIRTRKATIEELQSVHSEKHVLLFGTNPLNRLKLDNPKLAGILSQQITVMLPCGGIGVDDDTIWNEHHTSTASRIAAGCVTDLALKVAQGELKNGFAVVRPPGHHATHSSPLGFCFFNSVAIAAKQLQHKLNVSKILIVDWDVHHGNGTQEAFYNDPSVLYISLHRYDDGNFFPGSGHPSEVGAGAGEGFNVNVGWTGGLNPPMGDAEYLAAFRAVVMPIAHKFSPDVVLVSAGFDAVEGHSSPLGGYKVTAKCFGFLTRQLMSLAGGRVVLALEGGHDLKAICDASEACVSALLGMEVEPLSQSVLDQKPCENAVRSLQRVIQVQGEYWQSVKDSAATLDLSYLQAQRRRLRRDSDSEAVSAIASLSMGTLTSDRKHPEKLKEKGDSL; this is translated from the exons TGGATGTAATCATCAATAACCAGGCTTCACTGCCCGATAGTGGGAACCAGCCAATGGACTTAAGAGTGACCCACAGGTTGTTACATCCAGGCCCAGATACGGCCATGCTGGCCCCCCGTCCTCCCTTCTTCCTCGGACCCCTCACCAGTCAGCATTGCCCGCAGTTTCCCCAGCAGCACTTACAG tACAACATTGAACAGCGACCTCGAGAAATGGAGGAAGACGAAAGAGAAGAGCTGCAACAGCTGATACGAAAGAGTAAAAATGAGCAGA GTGCTGTAGCCAGTCCTTTGGTGAGGCAGAAACTTCGAGAACATATAATTATGAAAAGCCAACCTACCCATGACAGGGTCACTCCCAATCACAACAGTCCAGCATATGG GCTACCAATCCCAGACGTGCCCCCAAATCCTCAGGCTGCACCCTGTGACCAGCGTAAGGACATCCCCCTGCGAAGAACAG TCTCTGAGCCCACACTAAAGTGGAAGTTAAAGAAACTCATCACCACAAGGCCAAACCCACTGCAGCGTAAGATCAGTGCCCCTCCTGCTGTCAAGCACAGGACAGAAACTCTGG ACTCCTccccaagcagcagcagcaatccAGCTTCTGGCTGCAGCTCCCCAAATGACAGCCACCATTCAGATAATGGATCCCTCCCATTGGCGCATGAG TCACAGAGGTTGCTGCTGAAGGATGGCAATTTAGCACATTTCACCTTGCCCCCCAACCCCACTGCGATGCCCAACATCACTGCTGGACTTCCTGCCCAG GCTGACTTGCGAGTAGCCAGGCCATTGGCAGTGTCGGCTCTGCATCAGGTCTTCTTGCCTCTGGAAGGAAGCAGTCCGGCCCTAACTCAGCGCCTGCAGCCTGTGCTCATACTGGAACCGCATACAGGGCTGGTGCGCCCCCAGCTTGTCTCGC TTCATGGTTTGAGTTCTGTTCCTCTGCAGCAGCCTCACCTGTCCTCCCACTCTAGAAGAGATGGCCTAGTCACTTTGTCCTCCCACAAAACTGTGGAGCGAACACGCTCGGAGCCGCCACCCTACAGCCACTCACCCCTACCTCTGCATACCAGCCATCAGCTGCACCCCCAGCATCAGCTGCCTCAGCAATACTACAAGAGCGGCCTGGAAAGGTTCAAGCAGAATTCACACCTGAGCAAG CCTACAAGCAAGTCCATTGAAAAACCTCGCCTGACACAGATTCCATCGGAGGACATGGATCTGGAGGAGACTGGATCAGGATCAGGTTCAGGGACGGGGTCTGTGTGTGGCTCAGAACCGGGCTCGGTGTGTGAGGATGGCTACCGTAGGAGACAGAGCACTGCCAGCACAGACTCAGTTTACGACACAGAGTCCACTACCTCCTCCCGGGAGAGCTTGATCGAACCTTCACATCCTTTCAGTCAG AGGCAGGTGACCCTTCGACCAGGCCTCCAGCTGGATCCCCAGAGTGTGCCCACCTTAATTTGGCCCCACCAGCCACTGGTTCGGACCCAGTCCTCCCCAGCCTCCACCTCCCTGCCACCTACTTCAAATCCACCAACCTCTATAGCTTCCCTGTCACTGTCCAGCCCTGCTGCAGACATTCAGCTACGCTTCACCACTG GTCTAGTTTATGATGCTCAGATGCAGAAGCACCAGTGTATCTGTGGGGACAACAGTCGCCACCCTGAGCATGCAGGGAGAGTCCAGAGCATCTGGTCCAGACTGCATGAAAGAGGCTTAAGGAGCCAGTGTGAG CGCATCCGTACTAGAAAGGCCACCATAGAAGAGCTGCAGTCTGTCCATTCAGAAAAACATGTGCTATTGTTCGGAACCAACCCTCTCAACCGCCTAAAACTGGACAACCCCAAGCTTGCTG GAATCCTGTCTCAACAGATTACTGTGATGCTACCATGTGGAGGGATTGGG GTAGATGATGATACAATCTGGAATGAACATCATACATCAACAGCTTCCCGTATTGCTGCAGGATGTGTCACAGACCTGGCCCTGAAGGTGGCACAAGGAGAGCTGAAG AATGGCTTTGCAGTGGTGAGGCCCCCTGGACACCATGCAACCCATTCCTCCCCCCT GGGCTTCTGTTTCTTCAACTCTGTGGCCATCGCTGCCAAGCAGCTCCAACACAAACTCAACGTCAGCAAGATCCTCATAGTGGACTGG GATGTGCACCATGGCAATGGCACCCAGGAGGCCTTTTATAATGACCCGAGTGTGCTGTACATCTCTCTACATCGCTATGACGACGGCAACTTTTTTCCTGGTAGTGGACATCCGAGTGAG GTGGGTGCAGGTGCAGGCGAGGGCTTCAATGTGAATGTAGGATGGACAGGAGGTTTGAACCCTCCAATGGGTGATGCAGAATACCTGGCTGCATTCAG AGCTGTGGTGATGCCTATTGCCCACAAGTTCTCCCCTGATGTGGTGCTGGTGTCAGCTGGCTTTGATGCCGTAGAAGGACATTCGTCACCGCTGGGAGGCTACAAGGTCACAGCCAAGT GTTTTGGCTTCTTGACCCGTCAGCTGATGTCACTAGCAGGGGGTCGTGTGGTTCTGGCTCTGGAGGGGGGACACGACCTCAAAGCCATCTGTGATGCCTCTGAAGCCTGTGTCAGCGCCTTGCTGGGCATGGAG GTGGAGCCTCTGTCCCAGTCAGTGTTGGACCAGAAGCCTTGTGAGAATGCAGTGCGTTCTCTGCAGAGAGTCATCCAGGTTCAAG GTGAGTACTGGCAGAGCGTGAAGGATTCGGCCGCCACATTGGATCTGTCCTACCTGCAGGCCCAGAGGCGAAGACTGAGGCGAGACTCAGACAGCGAGGCCGTCAGCGCAATCGCCTCCCTGTCAATGGGAACCCTCACGTCTGACAG GAAACATCCTGAAAAACTCAAGGAGAAAGGCGATTCTCTCTGA
- the LOC110956110 gene encoding twist-related protein 2-like, protein MREEVSCTNSPEGGLGASEEELERGSKKSLQSANRKRSPYPKKDSLGQAEESSTGSPNSLLPSGPKRVKKSPSTVVSLAPTSLGPRPEPPFEELHSQRVIANVRERQRTQSLNDAFASLRKIIPTLPSDKLSKIQILKLASRYIDFLYQVLQSDEMDAKLASCNYLAHERLSYAFSVWRMEGAWAMSTSH, encoded by the coding sequence ATGAGAGAAGAGGTGTCCTGCACCAACTCCCCTGAAGGAGGGCTGGGGGCCAGTGAAGAGGAGCTGGAGAGAGGATCGAAAAAGAGCCTCCAGTCAGCAAACCGAAAACGTTCTCCGTATCCTAAGAAGGACAGCCTCGGCCAGGCAGAGGAGAGCAGCACCGGCAGCCCAAACAGCCTGCTGCCGTCCGGGCCGAAGAGGGTGAAGAAAAGCCCCTCGACTGTCGTGTCGTTGGCCCCCACGTCTCTGGGTCCGAGGCCGGAGCCTCCCTTCGAAGAACTCCACTCTCAGCGCGTCATTGCCAACGTGCGGGAACGTCAGCGCACTCAGTCCCTGAACGACGCTTTCGCCTCCCTACGCAAGATCATCCCCACGCTACCTTCAGACAAGTTGAGCAAGATCCAGATCCTGAAGCTGGCCTCGCGCTACATCGACTTCCTCTACCAGGTGCTGCAGAGCGACGAGATGGACGCCAAGTTGGCCAGCTGCAACTACCTGGCCCACGAAAGACTCAGCTACGCCTTCTCCGTGTGGAGGATGGAGGGGGCCTGGGCCATGTCCACCAGCCACTAG
- the LOC110956135 gene encoding histone deacetylase 7-like isoform X2, which translates to MDLRVTHRLLHPGPDTAMLAPRPPFFLGPLTSQHCPQFPQQHLQYNIEQRPREMEEDEREELQQLIRKSKNEQSAVASPLVRQKLREHIIMKSQPTHDRVTPNHNSPAYGLPIPDVPPNPQAAPCDQRKDIPLRRTVSEPTLKWKLKKLITTRPNPLQRKISAPPAVKHRTETLDSSPSSSSNPASGCSSPNDSHHSDNGSLPLAHESQRLLLKDGNLAHFTLPPNPTAMPNITAGLPAQADLRVARPLAVSALHQVFLPLEGSSPALTQRLQPVLILEPHTGLVRPQLVSLHGLSSVPLQQPHLSSHSRRDGLVTLSSHKTVERTRSEPPPYSHSPLPLHTSHQLHPQHQLPQQYYKSGLERFKQNSHLSKPTSKSIEKPRLTQIPSEDMDLEETGSGSGSGTGSVCGSEPGSVCEDGYRRRQSTASTDSVYDTESTTSSRESLIEPSHPFSQRQVTLRPGLQLDPQSVPTLIWPHQPLVRTQSSPASTSLPPTSNPPTSIASLSLSSPAADIQLRFTTGLVYDAQMQKHQCICGDNSRHPEHAGRVQSIWSRLHERGLRSQCERIRTRKATIEELQSVHSEKHVLLFGTNPLNRLKLDNPKLAGILSQQITVMLPCGGIGVDDDTIWNEHHTSTASRIAAGCVTDLALKVAQGELKNGFAVVRPPGHHATHSSPLGFCFFNSVAIAAKQLQHKLNVSKILIVDWDVHHGNGTQEAFYNDPSVLYISLHRYDDGNFFPGSGHPSEVGAGAGEGFNVNVGWTGGLNPPMGDAEYLAAFRAVVMPIAHKFSPDVVLVSAGFDAVEGHSSPLGGYKVTAKCFGFLTRQLMSLAGGRVVLALEGGHDLKAICDASEACVSALLGMEVEPLSQSVLDQKPCENAVRSLQRVIQVQGEYWQSVKDSAATLDLSYLQAQRRRLRRDSDSEAVSAIASLSMGTLTSDRKHPEKLKEKGDSL; encoded by the exons ATGGACTTAAGAGTGACCCACAGGTTGTTACATCCAGGCCCAGATACGGCCATGCTGGCCCCCCGTCCTCCCTTCTTCCTCGGACCCCTCACCAGTCAGCATTGCCCGCAGTTTCCCCAGCAGCACTTACAG tACAACATTGAACAGCGACCTCGAGAAATGGAGGAAGACGAAAGAGAAGAGCTGCAACAGCTGATACGAAAGAGTAAAAATGAGCAGA GTGCTGTAGCCAGTCCTTTGGTGAGGCAGAAACTTCGAGAACATATAATTATGAAAAGCCAACCTACCCATGACAGGGTCACTCCCAATCACAACAGTCCAGCATATGG GCTACCAATCCCAGACGTGCCCCCAAATCCTCAGGCTGCACCCTGTGACCAGCGTAAGGACATCCCCCTGCGAAGAACAG TCTCTGAGCCCACACTAAAGTGGAAGTTAAAGAAACTCATCACCACAAGGCCAAACCCACTGCAGCGTAAGATCAGTGCCCCTCCTGCTGTCAAGCACAGGACAGAAACTCTGG ACTCCTccccaagcagcagcagcaatccAGCTTCTGGCTGCAGCTCCCCAAATGACAGCCACCATTCAGATAATGGATCCCTCCCATTGGCGCATGAG TCACAGAGGTTGCTGCTGAAGGATGGCAATTTAGCACATTTCACCTTGCCCCCCAACCCCACTGCGATGCCCAACATCACTGCTGGACTTCCTGCCCAG GCTGACTTGCGAGTAGCCAGGCCATTGGCAGTGTCGGCTCTGCATCAGGTCTTCTTGCCTCTGGAAGGAAGCAGTCCGGCCCTAACTCAGCGCCTGCAGCCTGTGCTCATACTGGAACCGCATACAGGGCTGGTGCGCCCCCAGCTTGTCTCGC TTCATGGTTTGAGTTCTGTTCCTCTGCAGCAGCCTCACCTGTCCTCCCACTCTAGAAGAGATGGCCTAGTCACTTTGTCCTCCCACAAAACTGTGGAGCGAACACGCTCGGAGCCGCCACCCTACAGCCACTCACCCCTACCTCTGCATACCAGCCATCAGCTGCACCCCCAGCATCAGCTGCCTCAGCAATACTACAAGAGCGGCCTGGAAAGGTTCAAGCAGAATTCACACCTGAGCAAG CCTACAAGCAAGTCCATTGAAAAACCTCGCCTGACACAGATTCCATCGGAGGACATGGATCTGGAGGAGACTGGATCAGGATCAGGTTCAGGGACGGGGTCTGTGTGTGGCTCAGAACCGGGCTCGGTGTGTGAGGATGGCTACCGTAGGAGACAGAGCACTGCCAGCACAGACTCAGTTTACGACACAGAGTCCACTACCTCCTCCCGGGAGAGCTTGATCGAACCTTCACATCCTTTCAGTCAG AGGCAGGTGACCCTTCGACCAGGCCTCCAGCTGGATCCCCAGAGTGTGCCCACCTTAATTTGGCCCCACCAGCCACTGGTTCGGACCCAGTCCTCCCCAGCCTCCACCTCCCTGCCACCTACTTCAAATCCACCAACCTCTATAGCTTCCCTGTCACTGTCCAGCCCTGCTGCAGACATTCAGCTACGCTTCACCACTG GTCTAGTTTATGATGCTCAGATGCAGAAGCACCAGTGTATCTGTGGGGACAACAGTCGCCACCCTGAGCATGCAGGGAGAGTCCAGAGCATCTGGTCCAGACTGCATGAAAGAGGCTTAAGGAGCCAGTGTGAG CGCATCCGTACTAGAAAGGCCACCATAGAAGAGCTGCAGTCTGTCCATTCAGAAAAACATGTGCTATTGTTCGGAACCAACCCTCTCAACCGCCTAAAACTGGACAACCCCAAGCTTGCTG GAATCCTGTCTCAACAGATTACTGTGATGCTACCATGTGGAGGGATTGGG GTAGATGATGATACAATCTGGAATGAACATCATACATCAACAGCTTCCCGTATTGCTGCAGGATGTGTCACAGACCTGGCCCTGAAGGTGGCACAAGGAGAGCTGAAG AATGGCTTTGCAGTGGTGAGGCCCCCTGGACACCATGCAACCCATTCCTCCCCCCT GGGCTTCTGTTTCTTCAACTCTGTGGCCATCGCTGCCAAGCAGCTCCAACACAAACTCAACGTCAGCAAGATCCTCATAGTGGACTGG GATGTGCACCATGGCAATGGCACCCAGGAGGCCTTTTATAATGACCCGAGTGTGCTGTACATCTCTCTACATCGCTATGACGACGGCAACTTTTTTCCTGGTAGTGGACATCCGAGTGAG GTGGGTGCAGGTGCAGGCGAGGGCTTCAATGTGAATGTAGGATGGACAGGAGGTTTGAACCCTCCAATGGGTGATGCAGAATACCTGGCTGCATTCAG AGCTGTGGTGATGCCTATTGCCCACAAGTTCTCCCCTGATGTGGTGCTGGTGTCAGCTGGCTTTGATGCCGTAGAAGGACATTCGTCACCGCTGGGAGGCTACAAGGTCACAGCCAAGT GTTTTGGCTTCTTGACCCGTCAGCTGATGTCACTAGCAGGGGGTCGTGTGGTTCTGGCTCTGGAGGGGGGACACGACCTCAAAGCCATCTGTGATGCCTCTGAAGCCTGTGTCAGCGCCTTGCTGGGCATGGAG GTGGAGCCTCTGTCCCAGTCAGTGTTGGACCAGAAGCCTTGTGAGAATGCAGTGCGTTCTCTGCAGAGAGTCATCCAGGTTCAAG GTGAGTACTGGCAGAGCGTGAAGGATTCGGCCGCCACATTGGATCTGTCCTACCTGCAGGCCCAGAGGCGAAGACTGAGGCGAGACTCAGACAGCGAGGCCGTCAGCGCAATCGCCTCCCTGTCAATGGGAACCCTCACGTCTGACAG GAAACATCCTGAAAAACTCAAGGAGAAAGGCGATTCTCTCTGA